The region ctctccaggAGCTGGAGAAGTGTGAATCCAACCACCTGATGATCCTGTTTCGTGATGGCGGCTGCCAGTTCCGGGCACTCTACTCCTACTTCCCCGACACGGAAGAGATCCACAAGCTGACGGGCACCGGACCCAAGAGCATCAGCAAGAAGATGATCGACAAGCTGTACAAGTACAGCTCGGACCGCAAACAGTTCACCGTCATCCCTGCCAAGACTGTGTCGGTGAGCGTGGACGCCCTGACCATCCACAACCACCTGTGGCAGGCCAAGAGAAGCGCTGTGCCAAAGAAAACGGGGAAGTAGCGGACCGCTTTCCGATCTGCACCGTCTTATCTCGCCGCCCAGCTTGGCCTGGAAACCTGCTTGGGAGGATTGACGTCTAGGTGGAGGGACTGGTGAAtcatctcctcctccatgtgatATCGGTGTGATTGCTTCaggtttattttagttattttgaaGCAAGCATGTGGCATTGTTTCTCTAATATGTAGAGAACGTCCATTTTTACATGGAGTATTTATTAGTTCAGCACTGTCGTGGTTGAAAGCTCGGCCGCAGCACTAAATCCCCTTCTTCTCCTTCGGATAGATGTAGGCATGAAGGTGGAGAGACGTTTGTTTTAACCGTTTAGGATCATCGGACCGCTCCGTCAATCTGTTCCCATGTTGACTGTCGAATCAGGCTGGGATCGCCGACTTCTGCCTCCCCACCGATCTCCAGAATCCTGCTgctctgaacttttttttcttctttttgtcagGATGGAGGAAACTCCAGACATCCTTTTGCCTTCTCTCACACATCGTGGTACTATCATCCATTTATACAGCCGCTTTTTAAACTAGACGCTGATCGTGTAGCACCAGGTAGGTGTGTtgcaaaaaagggaaaaaactgatcatttaactacatttttatttgttgaagcatccctttttttttcccttcaggaGTTTTAGAAAAACGGGGAAACTACAGGCCTTGGTACAACAGTTTTTGTTTCgtttcagctttttttaaatcatttttattgaagCGATGTGGTTCAAGTTTACTCAGATGTTATGTGTTTTCATCATAACGGAAATTCTCTGATGTTTAGAGCTTagttgtgttttggtttttgtttttgtttctctccacCGAGCACTCTTGAATTGTCCTGTACAAAGGTGCACTCAAAATACTTGTCGACAGCTTCTTTTCATGCAATGTAACCCCTCCGCCTCTTCCTCCCCTCTGAGTATTTACATCCCGTCTTTATTCACACGAGCAGAGGACACTCTCGTCGTGAAGGGTGCTTCTCGCTTTGCTCCACTGACAGTATTTGATATCCTCACGCTGGGGGGAGGGGTTGAGGGAGGGCTTGTGGCTCAGTTGTGTACCAACATTAAAGAACATTCCTCCAAGGTGTTGACAAGCACTGCCACATCGTCTCTCTTCTTCACTGTCTTTGCAAAACTTCAAagtgcttcttcttcttccttttttttttttttctttctttttgttaaataaaccatTTGTTGGCCTCGAACAACCAGAAGTGTCGCACAAGCACTTTACTTTCTGTTCGGTTTCAGAGTTTGACAAACTAATACGTAACACTGCTGTTtgtataaagaaaaatcaaacgcTAAAGATTTGATACTGATGGCTGCAGCTAAGGGCATCACTGAAACGTTGCTACTGCTGTTTCTCCAAAAGTTACTCAATACTTGATGAATCATTTGCTGCATTTTGATGtctttgtgtgggtgtgtgtgtgtgtgtgtgtgtgtggaggggtgCTTAAGTGGTGGAAAGTGGTCTTTAAATGTatgaaagtatatttttatgttaactAAAAGATTGTATTGGCATTTGATCACCATTTTTTGTTACACTAGTGTACTTTTCATCCATGTTTGATTTTATCTTTGATCCCAtgtcatctatttattttaaaattgaagcactgaaacaataattttccaagtaaataaaagtcacttttttttccatttctgttttgtttgatttgtccATCActcttgctgtttttcttttactggcACTGCACTGGCTTCgctttttttgctttactttgtcataccactgcatctttttcacgGGAATGTTTGTCAGAAAACTGGTTCTCCTGTGTTTACATTGAAGTTTCTAAATTAACCACATCTCTGGGACCCCCCGGTGCAAACCGCTGCTCACTCTACCAACCAACTGGAACTGCGACTTTTAACGCCAGCTCTCGTAACCATGGCGAGACATGATCCTCTTTGGCAACCAGTCCTGGTTGTTCAGGTGATGACCATCGAACTCCGCGGATGCTTCTTTCCAGAGTCAAACGGAGATCAGCGTTCGATCCATCAACTCAAAATGAAAGGTGAGTTGTCAGATTTGTTGCTCCAGGagcttttccatttaaaatgtgGAGTTTTCGTGTGATTGATGCTTTACGTTTCCACAGGCGTAGTCGCGCTCGCCGTGTTGTTGGGAAGTGTTCGTCTCGGCCATCCCTGTGTAAAAGGGGAGTCAGTTTTGTTCTGCCTTGACGCTCTAACAAGTGAGAACTCCagcttttaaactttgaaatgaataaagttGACAAATTAAACAGCAACAGCtttactgaaaaacaataaaaatttagtttttagagaaactggtATGTCCTTTTATGAAACTTGTTCTTGCTTTTAAACACTGATGTTTACGACTGTAGTAGGAATTAGATTCTGATCAAACAGTTTGCATTTAAACTATACATCTTAAATCAAATCTTCAGTTGTATTAGGAAGATAATTTCCCTAAGATGacctgttttggttttatttaacttaCTGGTTCACAAAATGCAACAGTGTTGGATTGAAATGTTCTCAAtccaacatttaaaactttggGTTGCTTTCATATTCAAGTCTTTCTTTTGGCATTCCTTCCAAACAAAACCTGATCAGtttaatgatgcattttaaACCCTAGAAAGGTGTACTCATTTTGCCATAATGTAGACAAATATATAAGCTGgtatttcatatttataaaacaaaggaGACAAACTTATCATTGTGCTTCACTTTTTCTCTCAGATTTCGTCCCTAACTGTACAACCATGCTTGTGGGTTTAAAGAATGTTGGAGAAATCAACTCCACGGTTCTGCAAAGCGTGAGCCTCTCCTCCATCACCAAGTTCGAAAGCCCAAACTCGGGTATCTCAGGAATCGCTGAGAATGCCCTCAGCTCTTTTTCACATCTGAAAATTCTCATTTTAGATGGTAACAGTTTGTCCAGCGTTAACCAGAACTGGTTCAGAAACCCTGCTACTGTCACTGAGCTAGATTTCTCTTCCAACCTGATTAAATATTTGAACGAGTCGAATCTGACAGGACTCTCAAACCTCAAGAAGCTCAATCTGAGAGGGAACAAGATCCACACCATCCATCCAGACGCCTTCAGATCCCAGAGGAAGTTGACTGATCTGGATTTGTCAGACAACCAGTTGACGAGGCTTTCCCCGCAGATCTTCACGTCTCTAAAGTCTTTAACGTCCATCAGACTTTACGGGAATCCCTGGAACTGCTCTTGTGATGCCCAGGTCTTTGTTGACTCTCTGAAAGGTTTGTAACTTGTGACACTAAGAGCTCCAAGTGTGTTTTCAGAACACTTAAAGGTTAAAACTCCTTCCTTGTCCTCAGAACTGAATACATCTGTGCTGGTGAATCCGATGAGTGTGAAATGTAAGACTCCTCCACATCTGGAAGGTCGACCAGTTTTCAACTTGTCTGTGTGTTCGACTGCTACACCATTGAGGAGTTCAGCGACTCCAACCAGTATATCTCtcattttgtttaacttttttggTTGTGATCCAAGACTAATTCTTAGATCGTTTTTGAAAAAATCACTTTCTAGGAATAAATATCTTTTTGATCGTCAGGTAAAACTCAAACAACTCGCTCACAGCAAACATCTGGAAAGACAGAAACATCTTTCAGTACCAAATCTACTATCCAAACTCGAACAACTTCTGCTCTCATGGGTACGTGTGGATTATTTCTCCTCCTTTCTGTTTTAATCTCTTAAAAGTAATGTTTCTTCATCTTTCAGCAACACTTTCCTCTTCAGAGACTACTGAGAGAACAAAACCACCTGGTGCCACAGCGTCATCTTCATCCCCTGGTACATCTGGGCTAATTATTTAACATTAGACATATTTTTTGGTAATGTGCAGGCTGATACTTTTTAGGGTCTTTTTATATCAGTTTAAAACTAAGGGCATACATTTAGTCAGTTTAAAGGTAAATAAAGAATATGTGGGAAGTAAGATGCATAAAAGGAGGctggattaaataaattatcaaaaatgtatattatgGTATTTGAATTGTGAATTTGTATTAGATATAAACTctgctaaaaataatttagacacCAGGTAAAAAGCTCTTTCTTAAATACCCAGATAATATTATACTTCTTGACTGGTATTTATATAATTCTTATATGATTAAAATCTGTAGTTACTGTGgttttgtagaattttttttatgtttacatgcATGCCTTAGTTttatacagaaaataataaGGACGACAAACACACTAGTAAAGTTTTCCTGCATCAAAGATAAAGTTAAATAGGCTTTGAGACCAATAGCACCACCAAGCGGTCATAGTTAGAAAttacatgtttcagatcattctTCATTCggatattatttttatttatttttttccaacaccAAATTCAGCCTTTTGGCATTGAGATGATCAGCTTGTGGTTCTGCTAAGGCCTTGAGGAAGCCCAGATTGCTTTCATAGCGGCCTTATGCTcatctttatctttatttcCGGTCTCTCTTGACTTTCTTTTGACAATATTTCTTGGGTTCTGAGTTTTAGGTCAAGCCAGATTTTTGTATTGTTACTTGTGGCAGTGTTAGCCAGAGTCAAagctttgtttaattattaaattatgaagtaGTCTAAAGTTTCCTGGTAGGCGTCTAAAGTAACTTCGGACTTGAAAGAAGCACAGCAGATCAACAGTCGTTTattcagactttattttcaGGATAAAACTCTGTGAGATCCAACAGTCATTGTCAGGTCGCCGCTCCATTGCAGTTGAAATATATTATTGTGATTTAATAACAAATTCAGCCAAATACTTCGGTACTTCAATGCGCTTCTCGTCGGGTCTGATGCTTCGTGAAACAGAAATTACGTGCTAGAGTTGGCATGAAATCCTGTTTCTCACCAGCAGGCGGCGCCAGTGGAACATGTAACTGCTTTCATCTCGCTTCCATGACAAAAATTaaattgagattaatcttaCACCAAGAAAAGATGCTATACGTTTCATTTTgtagagtttttatttattttccatcctTTGTTGCTGACAGGACATTATGTGACGACATTATCATCAGTCATCAGACCTGTAACTACACCTTCACGAGCCGTAGGTGTGTGTGATTCTTCTGAATCAGTCTCtcatatttaaaaccaaatgtATTAATTTGTATTTCCTTCATGCTCAGGTTCATCCACAACTTTAAATACAAAGATATGCACTCTGATCGCTGTTATTGGTATGAATCctctttttatttgaacatttttagttaatttgGTTGGAAAAATCTCATCTTGATATTAGATTATGGCTTTGTTCTTGTGCAGTGGTCCTATGCGTACTGCTGCTTTTTGCGTGTTTCATGGCACTGATGCATAGGAGGAATCGCAGTAACAAAGCTGTGAGGCCTGGATGtccaacagaagaagaaaagcggGAAGGAGACGGCGTGTCGAGTCGGGATCAGTCTGGATGTCTGGAAGAGGCTCGGAGAAAATCCTTCACTGGCATCAGAGCAAAGTCTGCAAACGCAATCATCCTCTCATCTCCTTTCTGTGTGTCTGAGAACGACAAAGTCACTTCTGAAAACTCTGAAAAAGAGAACCTGGGAGCTGAAATGGGAGAAGTTCATCCAGAAACTTTCATTACCATGGACTCGATGGAGGAGTGTGTGATGCAGGAAGGTGATGATGGAAATCCCTACGAAAACCGGGAGTGTGATCATGTTAACATGGACGTTGTACCGTACTTGAGTATCGGCACCAAGCAGAACAAACCAAATCCTGATGAAGAGTCTGGAGAAGGTCCAGGTTGGAGTCGACAGAGAGGAAAATTCATCAGGATCTCCACCTGGCCTCCTACTGCAGCTCAGTGGCAGGCAAGATGCAAGGccaaagaggaggaagagggagctGATGAGTTCACTGTTTGGACTCAGAGTGTAACTACAAAGCTCTCAGAAGATGTGAAGGTGATGATGGAGCATCCCAGCAGCTCTAACCGGTGTGAAGATGAGGAAACAAACATAAATCTGAGTCTTTCAGACACCTTCAAACCACTGGAGACTCCTGTCCGCGCATCGGAGGGGGAAGAAACGAACCTGGATCCAGATTCTGCAACACAGACAGACATCTGGGTCAGCACCGGCGAAGAGCTGAAGTCCGAGGAACATCCGGCACAGAAGAAGAGAGAGGCAGATGTGAGGCAGGACCAGAAGCGGTCTGCGATCGTCAAACAGAGGGCAGAAAACAGAGCCGCTGCTGGGGCGaaggcgccctctggtggcgcTTCTCCAGATGACGAAACTCTGCTGTCAGGGAATGAATACGCCTTCATGGACCTGCTTCATGAAGTGGTTCAGAACAACGGCCGCTGGACGAGAGAGAGGTGGAAACAGAATAATGTTAACAAGCAGCGGCGATGAAATCAGATTCAACAATTCACTCTTTGAAGATTATCCTGTCAGAGTGGATTATTAGTTTAGACAACAGGACAGTTACAAGAGAGcttattaaagttaaaatattcacttcataattatacaaaatgctttttttcccttccatttgggtctcagctGCCTGcctttttactgtattttttttttctgtgactaGCAAATCTGATTACCACGGGCACTGCGCTGTTgcttagcaaccccagctgagcccaacccgtcacctagcaacagAAGCAACCCGTTTGGTCAACTGGTTTTTACCGCTGCTGGAAAATACAAGTGTTTGTTGTTGAGTTAATGTTCTGAAAATATACAatcttgttgattgtgcaggaggctctacttctgcttttcttaaTTGTACAATTGTATAATTTCGCGAGTTGAAATAAATAGATGCGACACATTCAAACTGCTGGTGATAAACTTAGTGTGAGGTTAAATAAAACCATCGTCCAGTCGGTGGATTTGGCTGCATGCagcatttatttgttcatatctGTATGTGCACTTCTCATTagaaatagtacaaaatga is a window of Xiphophorus hellerii strain 12219 chromosome 12, Xiphophorus_hellerii-4.1, whole genome shotgun sequence DNA encoding:
- the LOC116729457 gene encoding leucine-rich repeat-containing protein 38 isoform X1, whose translation is MLYVSTGVVALAVLLGSVRLGHPCVKGESVLFCLDALTNFVPNCTTMLVGLKNVGEINSTVLQSVSLSSITKFESPNSGISGIAENALSSFSHLKILILDGNSLSSVNQNWFRNPATVTELDFSSNLIKYLNESNLTGLSNLKKLNLRGNKIHTIHPDAFRSQRKLTDLDLSDNQLTRLSPQIFTSLKSLTSIRLYGNPWNCSCDAQVFVDSLKELNTSVLVNPMSVKCKTPPHLEGRPVFNLSVCSTATPLRSSATPTSISLILFNFFGCDPRLILRSFLKKSLSRNKYLFDRQVKLKQLAHSKHLERQKHLSVPNLLSKLEQLLLSWQHFPLQRLLREQNHLVPQRHLHPLDIM
- the LOC116729457 gene encoding uncharacterized protein LOC116729457 isoform X2, translated to MALMHRRNRSNKAVRPGCPTEEEKREGDGVSSRDQSGCLEEARRKSFTGIRAKSANAIILSSPFCVSENDKVTSENSEKENLGAEMGEVHPETFITMDSMEECVMQEGDDGNPYENRECDHVNMDVVPYLSIGTKQNKPNPDEESGEGPGWSRQRGKFIRISTWPPTAAQWQARCKAKEEEEGADEFTVWTQSVTTKLSEDVKVMMEHPSSSNRCEDEETNINLSLSDTFKPLETPVRASEGEETNLDPDSATQTDIWVSTGEELKSEEHPAQKKREADVRQDQKRSAIVKQRAENRAAAGAKAPSGGASPDDETLLSGNEYAFMDLLHEVVQNNGRWTRERWKQNNVNKQRR